Proteins encoded within one genomic window of Bacillus thuringiensis:
- a CDS encoding endonuclease MutS2 yields the protein MLERTLRVLEYNKVKEQLLEHTASSLGRDKVKHLVPSTDFEEIVEMQDTTDEAAKVIRLKGSAPLGGITDIRSNVKRAKIGSMLSPNELLDIANTMYGSRNMKRFIEDMVDNGVELPILATHVAQIVSLYDLEKKITNCIGDGGEVVDSASDKLRGIRTQIRTAESRIREKLENMTRSSNAQKMLSDSIVTIRNERYVIPVKQEYRGVYGGIVHDQSASGQTLFIEPQVIVELNNALQEARVKEKQEIERILFMLTEEVAVEADIVLSNVEVVANLDFIFAKAFYAKRIKATKPIVNNERYMDLRQARHPLIDPEIIVPNNIMLGKDFTTIVITGPNTGGKTVTLKTVGICVLMAQSGLHIPVMDESEICVFKNIFADIGDEQSIEQSLSTFSSHMVNIVDILEKADFESLVLFDELGAGTDPQEGAALAISILDEVCNRGARVVATTHYPELKAYGYNREQVINASVEFDVNTLSPTYKLLIGVPGRSNAFEISKRLGLSDRVIDQARNHISTDTNKIENMIAKLEESQKNAERDWNEAEALRKQSEKLHRELQRQIIEFNDERDEKLLKAQKEGEEKVEAAKKEAEGIIQELRQLRKAQLVNVKDHELIEAKSRLEGAAPELVKKQKVNVKNTAPKQQLRAGDEVKVLTFGQKGQLLEKVSDTEWSVQIGILKMKVKESNMEYINTPKQTEKKAVATVKGRDYHVSLELDLRGERFENAMARVEKYLDDAQLASYPRVSIIHGKGTGALRQGVQDYLKKHRGVKTFRYGDMGEGGLGVTVVELK from the coding sequence ATGTTAGAAAGAACGTTGCGTGTATTAGAATACAATAAAGTAAAAGAACAATTACTTGAACATACAGCATCTTCACTTGGTCGTGACAAAGTGAAGCATTTAGTGCCGAGTACTGATTTTGAAGAAATTGTAGAGATGCAAGATACAACGGATGAAGCAGCGAAAGTCATTCGTTTAAAAGGTAGTGCACCATTAGGTGGTATTACGGATATTCGCTCAAATGTGAAGCGTGCAAAGATTGGAAGTATGTTAAGTCCAAATGAACTACTTGATATTGCCAATACGATGTACGGTAGTCGCAATATGAAACGTTTCATTGAGGATATGGTTGATAATGGTGTCGAGCTTCCCATTTTAGCAACACATGTCGCTCAAATTGTATCTTTATATGATTTAGAAAAGAAAATTACAAATTGTATCGGTGATGGCGGTGAAGTAGTCGATAGCGCAAGTGATAAACTGCGTGGTATTCGTACTCAAATTCGTACTGCGGAAAGCCGTATTCGTGAAAAGTTAGAAAACATGACGCGCTCTTCAAACGCGCAAAAGATGCTGTCTGACTCGATTGTAACGATTCGTAACGAACGTTACGTAATCCCAGTAAAACAAGAATATCGCGGCGTATATGGCGGTATTGTTCACGATCAATCTGCTTCTGGACAAACGTTATTTATTGAACCGCAAGTCATTGTAGAATTAAATAACGCACTGCAAGAAGCACGAGTGAAAGAAAAACAAGAAATCGAACGCATCTTATTCATGTTAACAGAAGAAGTGGCAGTAGAAGCCGATATCGTTTTATCAAACGTAGAAGTAGTTGCAAATCTTGATTTCATCTTTGCGAAAGCTTTTTATGCGAAGCGAATTAAAGCAACGAAACCGATTGTAAATAACGAGCGTTACATGGATTTAAGACAAGCGCGTCATCCGCTAATCGATCCAGAAATTATTGTGCCAAATAACATTATGTTAGGGAAAGATTTCACGACAATTGTTATTACAGGACCGAATACAGGTGGTAAAACAGTTACGCTGAAAACAGTTGGTATTTGTGTGTTAATGGCGCAATCTGGCCTTCATATTCCAGTAATGGATGAGTCAGAGATTTGTGTATTCAAAAATATCTTTGCTGATATCGGTGATGAGCAATCGATTGAACAAAGTTTAAGTACGTTCTCCTCACATATGGTGAACATTGTTGATATTTTAGAAAAAGCTGATTTTGAAAGCTTAGTTTTATTCGATGAATTAGGTGCTGGAACAGACCCGCAAGAAGGGGCTGCACTAGCCATTTCAATTTTAGATGAAGTATGTAATCGTGGTGCTCGCGTTGTTGCAACGACGCATTACCCAGAATTAAAAGCATACGGATATAATCGTGAGCAAGTTATTAATGCGAGCGTTGAGTTCGACGTGAACACGCTAAGCCCAACGTATAAATTACTAATCGGTGTACCAGGACGTAGTAATGCCTTTGAAATTTCGAAGCGTCTTGGACTATCTGATCGCGTTATCGATCAAGCACGTAATCACATTAGTACAGATACGAATAAAATTGAAAATATGATTGCGAAATTAGAGGAAAGCCAGAAGAACGCAGAACGTGACTGGAACGAAGCAGAAGCACTTCGCAAGCAATCTGAAAAACTGCATCGCGAATTACAGCGTCAAATTATTGAATTTAACGATGAGCGCGATGAAAAATTATTAAAAGCGCAAAAAGAAGGAGAAGAAAAAGTCGAAGCTGCAAAGAAAGAAGCAGAAGGCATTATTCAAGAACTTCGTCAATTGCGTAAAGCACAGCTTGTAAACGTGAAAGACCACGAGCTTATTGAAGCGAAGAGCCGTCTAGAAGGGGCAGCGCCAGAGCTTGTGAAGAAACAAAAAGTAAACGTGAAAAACACTGCGCCGAAACAACAGTTACGCGCAGGTGATGAAGTAAAAGTGTTAACGTTCGGTCAAAAAGGTCAATTACTTGAAAAAGTAAGTGATACAGAGTGGAGTGTACAAATTGGTATTCTGAAGATGAAAGTAAAAGAATCTAATATGGAATACATTAACACACCGAAACAAACAGAGAAAAAAGCAGTTGCAACAGTAAAAGGTAGAGACTATCACGTTTCATTAGAACTTGACCTTCGTGGTGAACGATTTGAAAATGCAATGGCGCGCGTTGAGAAATACTTAGACGATGCCCAGCTTGCAAGCTATCCTCGCGTATCAATCATTCACGGTAAAGGAACAGGCGCGCTTCGCCAAGGTGTACAAGATTACTTGAAGAAGCATCGCGGTGTGAAAACATTCCGCTACGGTGACATGGGTGAGGGAGGCCTAGGCGTAACAGTTGTCGAATTAAAATAG
- the isdC gene encoding heme uptake protein IsdC — protein MRKISVLPAFIITFVCMLAFLVMPYGNASAKLADGTYDINYVIQKAENDSASMANDYFEKPAKLIVKNGEMRVQVPLNHSAWITEFKAPENGNFVDAKVVSKDESADKRTVEFKVDDLSKPAAVKIHVVVPNANYDHHYTIRFAFDANVKAVGGDNGVAATTKNNDQAKTDTQVKEEKTKVESKETAKEVNKETKNENGKAEKTDNPKTDDEARIGLFAALILISGAFLIRKVKLSK, from the coding sequence ATGAGAAAGATTTCTGTATTACCCGCTTTTATTATAACGTTCGTATGTATGCTAGCTTTTCTTGTAATGCCATACGGGAATGCTTCAGCAAAACTAGCTGATGGTACTTACGATATTAATTACGTAATTCAAAAAGCGGAAAATGATTCAGCTTCAATGGCAAATGACTATTTTGAAAAGCCGGCAAAATTAATAGTGAAAAACGGTGAGATGAGAGTACAAGTTCCGTTGAATCATAGTGCTTGGATTACAGAATTTAAAGCACCAGAGAACGGGAATTTTGTTGATGCGAAAGTTGTTAGTAAAGATGAATCGGCAGATAAAAGAACAGTAGAGTTTAAAGTAGATGATTTATCCAAACCGGCAGCTGTAAAAATTCATGTTGTTGTACCAAATGCAAACTATGACCACCACTACACAATTCGTTTTGCTTTTGATGCAAATGTAAAAGCTGTAGGTGGCGATAACGGCGTAGCTGCTACAACAAAAAATAATGATCAAGCGAAAACAGATACACAAGTAAAAGAAGAGAAAACAAAAGTAGAGAGTAAGGAAACAGCTAAAGAAGTGAACAAAGAAACAAAAAATGAAAATGGAAAAGCTGAAAAAACAGATAATCCAAAAACAGACGATGAAGCACGTATTGGATTGTTTGCAGCGTTAATTCTTATTTCAGGTGCTTTCTTAATTCGTAAAGTGAAATTGAGTAAATAA
- the zapA gene encoding cell division protein ZapA, translating into MSQQKGKKSRINVEIYGQQYSVVGDESTSHIRMVAAIVDDKMRELNAKNPSLDTSRLAVLTAVNVIHDYIKLKEEHEKLKESMTKKGME; encoded by the coding sequence TTGTCACAACAAAAGGGAAAGAAAAGTCGAATTAATGTAGAAATCTATGGTCAGCAATATTCAGTTGTTGGCGATGAAAGTACAAGTCATATCCGCATGGTAGCAGCGATTGTGGATGATAAAATGCGCGAACTCAATGCCAAGAATCCTTCGCTTGACACGAGTAGACTAGCGGTATTGACGGCGGTAAACGTCATACACGATTACATAAAATTAAAAGAAGAACATGAGAAATTGAAAGAAAGTATGACAAAAAAAGGAATGGAATAA
- the brnQ6 gene encoding branched-chain amino acid transport system II carrier protein BrnQ6: MKSSLKFSEMFAISLMLFALFFGAGNMIFPPALGQGAGTDVWIALFGFIVTGVGLPLLGVIVIALKGDINELAGRVHPIFALVFITAIYLCLGVFVSVPRTGTVAYEMSVAPFLPSEIAGQSYPLVIFTLIFFAVTFYLALNPSKLVGRIGKVLTPILLAVIAIIVGKALITPIGEFGAPTEAYSAPLFKGFIDGYLTLDGLAALVFGNVVIHALKEKGITNKNSIAKVTIFAGFIAALGLLLVYLALAYLGASSVSLGMGANGGIILTNVVNHLFGSYGTLLLGIAITAACLTTSVGIVAACGDYFSSLLPKLSYQKVVFIFCVLAFMVANLGLTQLNALALPILIAIYPIGIVLIVLSLVENYVRLPLAMYVGGIVGAFAISFFDGLHNANLQIAALAPILDKIPLYSVGIGWLVPGIIGIGFGYIVSKFQKQEVAVEK, from the coding sequence ATGAAATCATCTTTAAAGTTTTCTGAGATGTTTGCAATAAGTTTAATGTTATTTGCACTATTTTTCGGTGCGGGTAATATGATTTTTCCACCAGCATTAGGACAAGGCGCTGGAACAGATGTATGGATTGCGTTGTTTGGTTTTATCGTAACAGGCGTTGGACTACCTTTATTAGGAGTAATTGTTATAGCTTTAAAGGGAGATATTAATGAGCTAGCAGGACGTGTACATCCTATATTCGCACTTGTTTTTATCACTGCAATTTATTTATGTTTAGGCGTATTCGTAAGTGTGCCACGTACAGGAACAGTAGCTTATGAGATGAGTGTTGCACCGTTTTTACCAAGTGAGATAGCTGGTCAATCATATCCACTTGTTATCTTTACACTTATTTTCTTTGCCGTAACTTTCTATTTAGCTTTAAATCCTTCGAAATTAGTGGGTCGTATTGGTAAAGTGCTAACTCCAATATTATTAGCTGTTATTGCAATTATTGTAGGTAAAGCACTTATTACACCAATTGGAGAATTTGGTGCACCGACAGAAGCGTATAGTGCTCCTCTTTTTAAAGGATTTATTGATGGATATTTAACTTTAGATGGACTTGCAGCACTGGTATTCGGAAATGTTGTAATTCATGCGTTAAAAGAAAAAGGCATTACAAATAAAAATAGTATTGCAAAAGTAACAATCTTTGCAGGATTTATTGCAGCGCTTGGTCTACTACTTGTGTATTTGGCACTTGCTTATCTTGGAGCTTCTAGTGTGTCACTTGGAATGGGCGCAAACGGAGGAATTATTTTAACAAATGTCGTGAATCATTTATTTGGTAGCTACGGAACTTTATTACTAGGGATCGCAATTACAGCAGCATGTTTAACAACTTCTGTAGGTATTGTTGCAGCTTGTGGTGATTACTTCTCTTCTTTATTACCAAAGCTTTCTTATCAAAAAGTCGTTTTCATTTTCTGTGTATTAGCATTTATGGTAGCAAACCTTGGGTTAACTCAGTTAAATGCATTAGCATTACCAATCTTAATCGCAATTTATCCAATTGGAATCGTACTTATCGTATTATCACTTGTTGAAAACTACGTTCGTCTTCCATTAGCGATGTATGTGGGCGGGATTGTAGGAGCATTTGCAATAAGTTTCTTTGATGGGTTACACAATGCAAATCTTCAAATTGCAGCGCTAGCACCTATTTTAGATAAGATTCCATTATATAGTGTAGGAATTGGTTGGTTAGTTCCAGGCATAATCGGTATAGGATTTGGTTATATAGTTTCTAAGTTTCAAAAGCAAGAAGTTGCTGTAGAAAAATAG
- the polX gene encoding DNA polymerase/3'-5' exonuclease PolX: MKVNKKQVIKLLETIGLFMELKGANPFKISAFRKAAAALESDDRSLSEIEDFTKIPGIGKGTAAVIQEYIESGTSEVLQELEKEVPSSLLPLLKLPGLGGKKVAKLYKELGVVDMESLKAVCEENKVQALAGFGKKTEEKILEAIDQVGSRPERLPIAMVLPIAGEIEEKLSNIAEVIRFSRAGSLRRVRETVKDLDFIIATTEPAAVREHLLQFDNMIEVIASGDTKVSVRLQYEYDISIDFRLVKPEEFITTLHHFTGSKDHNVKMRQIAKDKGEKISEYGVENLETGEVKTFETEEDFFAHFGLPFIPPEVREDGKEIELIKEYPNLIQFSDIQGDLHMHTTWSDGAFSIEEMVQACRARGYKFMAITDHSQYLKVANGLTKERLREQAKEIERMNEKYPDITILRGIEMDILPDASLDFDDEVLAELDYVIGAIHSSFSQDRETIMKRLRTALENKHVTMIAHPTGRLLGRREGYDVDTDLLIELAKETNTVLELNANPNRLDLSAKLLKQAQDAGVKVAINTDAHTLEMLEDMETGVAAARKGWIQKDNVINTWDIERLLDYIKRNK; this comes from the coding sequence ATGAAAGTAAATAAAAAACAAGTTATTAAATTATTAGAGACAATCGGGCTTTTTATGGAATTAAAGGGCGCGAATCCATTCAAAATATCTGCATTTCGTAAAGCAGCAGCAGCACTCGAAAGTGACGATCGTAGTCTTTCTGAAATTGAAGATTTCACAAAGATTCCAGGAATCGGAAAAGGAACAGCAGCCGTTATTCAAGAATATATAGAATCGGGAACATCTGAAGTATTGCAAGAACTTGAGAAAGAAGTACCAAGTAGCTTATTGCCGTTATTAAAACTACCAGGACTTGGTGGTAAAAAGGTAGCTAAGTTATATAAAGAACTTGGTGTTGTTGATATGGAATCGCTAAAAGCGGTTTGTGAGGAAAATAAAGTACAGGCTTTAGCAGGTTTCGGTAAGAAGACAGAAGAGAAAATATTAGAGGCAATCGATCAAGTAGGCTCTCGTCCAGAGCGTTTACCAATTGCGATGGTATTGCCTATTGCCGGGGAAATAGAGGAGAAATTGTCGAATATTGCTGAAGTAATTCGTTTCTCTCGCGCTGGTAGCTTACGCCGTGTTCGTGAGACAGTGAAAGATTTAGATTTTATCATTGCAACGACAGAACCAGCAGCGGTACGTGAGCATTTACTACAATTCGATAATATGATTGAAGTAATCGCAAGTGGAGATACAAAAGTTTCTGTCCGTCTTCAATATGAATATGATATTTCAATCGATTTTCGTTTAGTAAAACCAGAAGAGTTTATTACAACTCTTCACCATTTCACAGGATCAAAGGACCATAACGTAAAAATGCGTCAAATCGCAAAAGATAAAGGCGAGAAAATTAGTGAGTACGGTGTAGAGAACTTGGAAACAGGTGAAGTGAAAACATTTGAGACTGAAGAAGACTTCTTCGCTCATTTCGGTCTGCCATTTATTCCGCCAGAAGTGCGTGAAGATGGAAAAGAAATTGAATTAATTAAAGAGTATCCAAACTTAATTCAGTTTTCCGATATACAAGGTGATTTACATATGCATACAACTTGGAGTGACGGTGCTTTTTCTATTGAAGAAATGGTACAAGCGTGCCGTGCTCGTGGATACAAGTTTATGGCGATTACTGATCACTCGCAATACTTGAAAGTAGCGAATGGTTTAACGAAAGAGCGCCTTCGTGAACAAGCGAAAGAAATTGAACGTATGAACGAAAAGTATCCAGACATTACAATTTTACGCGGAATTGAAATGGACATTTTACCGGATGCCTCGCTTGATTTTGATGATGAAGTATTAGCTGAATTAGATTATGTCATTGGAGCCATTCACTCTAGCTTCTCACAAGACCGGGAAACGATTATGAAGCGTCTTCGTACAGCACTTGAGAATAAACATGTCACAATGATTGCCCATCCGACAGGACGCCTTCTTGGACGCCGTGAGGGTTATGATGTAGATACAGATTTATTAATCGAGCTCGCAAAAGAGACAAATACAGTTTTAGAATTAAATGCAAATCCAAACCGTCTAGATTTAAGCGCGAAATTATTAAAACAAGCACAAGATGCTGGTGTAAAAGTAGCGATTAATACGGATGCTCATACACTTGAAATGTTAGAAGATATGGAAACAGGTGTAGCGGCAGCTCGTAAAGGTTGGATTCAAAAAGATAACGTGATTAACACGTGGGATATTGAACGTTTATTAGACTATATTAAACGTAATAAGTAA
- a CDS encoding 23S rRNA pseudouridine(2604) synthase RluF, whose protein sequence is MKINQYISEAKSCSRRETDRLIKAGRVAINGEICTHGALVSDGDRVTIDGQVIVKEEKEKVYIAFHKPVGITCTAADHIEDNIIDYINYPERIFPVGRLDKASEGLILLTNDGGIANQILHGDHEHEKEYVVTVDKPFTDWFIDEMSSGVKIKDGMTKPCKVTRVDQSTFRIVLTQGMNRQIRRMSRAFGFTVTKLKRVRIMNIELNELEVGKWRSVTAEELEILIGQL, encoded by the coding sequence ATGAAAATCAACCAATACATAAGCGAAGCAAAATCCTGTTCAAGACGTGAAACAGATCGCCTTATTAAAGCTGGGCGCGTGGCTATTAACGGCGAAATATGTACGCACGGTGCACTCGTGAGCGATGGTGATAGGGTAACGATTGATGGGCAAGTTATTGTAAAAGAAGAGAAAGAAAAGGTGTATATCGCATTCCATAAACCAGTCGGCATTACTTGTACAGCAGCTGATCATATTGAAGATAATATTATTGATTATATCAATTACCCAGAGCGAATCTTTCCAGTTGGGCGATTAGATAAAGCGTCAGAAGGACTTATCTTATTAACGAATGACGGCGGCATTGCGAATCAGATTTTACATGGTGATCATGAGCACGAGAAGGAATATGTTGTCACAGTCGATAAACCTTTTACGGACTGGTTTATTGATGAGATGTCCAGCGGTGTAAAGATTAAAGATGGAATGACGAAGCCGTGCAAAGTGACAAGAGTCGATCAATCAACATTTCGTATCGTTTTAACGCAAGGAATGAACAGGCAAATTCGTAGAATGAGTCGTGCTTTCGGATTTACTGTAACAAAGTTAAAGAGAGTACGCATTATGAATATAGAGCTAAATGAGCTTGAAGTTGGAAAGTGGCGGAGCGTTACAGCTGAAGAGTTAGAAATTTTAATAGGGCAGTTATAG
- a CDS encoding CvpA family protein: protein MIDIIIILLLVMGFFLGLRRGFILQLVKLTSFIIAYLVAYWYCKDLAPALAKFIPYPFDKNVSVPEWIDANNIETVFYQALAFIILFIITKIALSLLGNLLNMFAEIPVLKQVNAFAGAILGFLEVYIILFVLIIIGNILPIEQLQTPLQQSSISKIIVDDTPILSEKVKELWQTGSRV, encoded by the coding sequence ATGATTGATATTATTATCATTTTACTGCTTGTTATGGGATTTTTCCTCGGCTTACGCAGAGGGTTTATTCTGCAACTTGTAAAGTTAACAAGCTTTATTATCGCATACCTTGTTGCATACTGGTACTGTAAAGATTTAGCGCCAGCACTTGCGAAATTTATTCCGTATCCATTTGATAAAAACGTATCTGTTCCAGAATGGATTGATGCAAATAATATTGAGACAGTATTTTATCAAGCGCTTGCGTTTATCATATTGTTTATTATCACAAAAATTGCACTTTCATTACTTGGTAATTTGTTAAATATGTTTGCAGAAATACCGGTTTTAAAGCAAGTAAATGCGTTTGCGGGGGCAATCCTCGGATTTTTAGAAGTATATATTATTTTGTTTGTCTTAATTATCATTGGAAACATTCTTCCGATTGAACAATTACAAACACCATTACAACAATCATCAATTAGCAAAATAATTGTAGACGATACACCGATTCTCTCTGAAAAGGTGAAGGAACTATGGCAGACAGGTAGCAGAGTATAA
- a CDS encoding NEAT domain-containing protein — translation MFKQFKMIIAVFAVLFTFIATLGLQDAKAATKLADGKYNIAFTVWKGDKDESSRMNSYFESPATLTVKNGKQYVSFKVKDSASIKSFQVEKDGQFVETTVLSENKKDNTRVVEFEVADLSKKLNGKVKINIPIINYNASYDIRFVFDGNSIK, via the coding sequence ATGTTTAAACAATTTAAAATGATTATTGCCGTATTTGCTGTTTTATTTACGTTTATTGCAACACTAGGTTTACAAGATGCAAAGGCTGCTACAAAACTAGCTGATGGAAAATATAATATTGCTTTTACTGTATGGAAAGGCGATAAAGATGAATCGTCTAGAATGAATAGTTATTTTGAAAGCCCAGCAACATTAACAGTTAAAAATGGAAAACAATATGTTTCATTTAAAGTGAAAGATAGTGCTTCTATTAAAAGTTTCCAAGTAGAAAAAGATGGTCAATTTGTAGAAACAACCGTGTTAAGTGAAAACAAAAAAGATAATACTAGAGTAGTAGAATTTGAAGTTGCTGACTTGTCAAAAAAACTAAATGGCAAGGTGAAAATTAATATTCCAATTATTAATTATAATGCTTCATATGATATTCGCTTTGTATTTGATGGGAACAGTATTAAATAA
- a CDS encoding tetratricopeptide repeat protein has product MKGLSPNVIERKKELEALINDYTKVLNSTVSVHFEIYDTSIVGGDELDPKIKEFVESSSKELLGKLQKAEEGVIDDINRVLSKQLSTEKGENRSFSEEGLLNYFNFLEDGNVKQWCFIRFSGFDRGVVSLFRETRNPFIKDTLKYSFLKFLMHNIFDELRNGKYYELRAGNKEEYISSKARDFMRDLLAVTSALNLSNDGKMYNDDLFDEFNYISTLNYEGVSISAKLLMLNEKEMDKHVNFYIKLKEPIGFEQHRRIRKLLETSDAQTFLIGDYEQIYGLGTLKDYEYLKQQPVFVIDFMGKFEYKISMLFVSRDIIISDREGIENVQWSLEEQTLLVIRYGTPNLRENRFSSLRLRDKLRNVFFYEENGMDDGKVNSIITLVKYAVEQRSGTTVVITKPELAEAELEKLEHQAIRIEKTNLLAKNTYELKNIMERITCIDGAVYLDSEGYCYAIGVILDGIAEKNQGDSARGARYNSAIRYVNKEGLKNNCVIVVISEDGMVDIVPDIKETEEMINRLINQLIEYVNKGQFEEALGMIRQTQFTNKPAKIYYYEGYIHVRLNNLTEGVKAYTRAIEIDNNYVDAYVGRGYVYTLQLPDKESEGIADCTKVLELDPKNIIAYINRAYIYNQSKKYEKAIIDCTKAIEIDPENITPYGFRGNAYIGLDTKDGYEKAIRDYTYIINENKASGYTYKARGDAYSNLQDYNKAIVDYDMAIKLQPEYQEAIDARNSILSPV; this is encoded by the coding sequence ATGAAAGGGTTATCACCAAATGTAATTGAACGAAAAAAAGAATTGGAAGCATTGATAAATGACTATACTAAGGTTCTGAATTCCACTGTATCTGTACATTTTGAAATATATGATACAAGTATAGTGGGAGGGGATGAGTTAGATCCTAAAATAAAAGAATTTGTTGAGTCTAGTTCTAAAGAATTGTTAGGGAAATTGCAAAAAGCTGAGGAAGGAGTTATTGACGATATTAACAGGGTGTTAAGTAAACAGTTAAGTACTGAAAAAGGAGAAAATAGAAGTTTTTCCGAAGAAGGGTTATTGAATTATTTTAATTTTCTTGAAGATGGTAATGTGAAACAGTGGTGTTTTATAAGGTTTAGTGGGTTTGATCGTGGTGTTGTATCTTTATTTAGAGAAACAAGGAATCCGTTTATAAAAGATACTCTTAAATATTCATTTTTGAAATTTTTAATGCATAATATATTTGATGAATTAAGAAATGGTAAATACTACGAATTGAGGGCAGGGAACAAAGAGGAGTATATCTCTTCAAAAGCAAGAGATTTTATGAGGGATTTGTTAGCTGTTACATCGGCATTAAATTTATCGAATGATGGGAAAATGTATAATGATGATTTATTTGATGAATTTAATTACATTTCTACTTTGAATTATGAAGGTGTAAGCATTTCGGCTAAATTATTAATGCTTAATGAAAAGGAAATGGACAAACATGTAAATTTTTATATTAAGCTAAAAGAGCCTATAGGTTTTGAACAGCATAGAAGAATAAGAAAACTTCTTGAAACATCTGATGCACAAACTTTTTTAATTGGTGATTATGAACAGATTTACGGGTTAGGCACGTTAAAAGATTACGAGTACCTTAAACAACAACCAGTTTTCGTAATAGATTTTATGGGGAAATTTGAATATAAAATAAGTATGTTATTTGTAAGTCGAGATATTATTATAAGCGATCGTGAAGGTATTGAAAATGTTCAATGGAGCTTAGAAGAGCAAACGCTTTTAGTTATAAGGTATGGTACACCGAATCTAAGGGAAAATAGATTTTCTAGTCTTAGATTAAGAGATAAACTTCGGAACGTATTTTTTTATGAAGAAAATGGAATGGATGATGGAAAGGTTAATTCTATAATAACTCTAGTGAAGTATGCAGTTGAACAACGAAGTGGCACTACAGTTGTTATAACAAAGCCAGAATTAGCAGAAGCTGAATTGGAAAAGCTAGAACACCAAGCGATTCGAATAGAGAAGACGAATCTATTAGCTAAGAATACATATGAATTAAAAAATATAATGGAACGTATTACTTGTATTGATGGAGCTGTATATCTGGATAGCGAGGGGTACTGTTATGCAATAGGTGTCATTTTAGATGGAATTGCCGAAAAAAATCAAGGAGATTCTGCTAGAGGTGCTAGGTATAACTCAGCAATTAGGTATGTAAATAAAGAAGGACTAAAGAATAATTGTGTAATAGTTGTAATATCAGAAGATGGAATGGTTGATATAGTTCCAGATATAAAAGAAACGGAAGAAATGATAAATAGATTAATCAATCAACTAATAGAATATGTAAATAAAGGGCAATTTGAAGAAGCATTAGGAATGATTAGACAGACGCAGTTTACTAATAAACCTGCAAAAATATATTATTATGAAGGCTATATACATGTACGGCTGAATAATTTAACTGAGGGAGTAAAAGCTTATACTAGAGCAATTGAAATTGATAATAATTATGTTGATGCATATGTTGGTCGAGGTTATGTATATACCCTCCAGTTGCCTGATAAGGAGTCAGAAGGGATAGCAGATTGTACCAAAGTACTGGAGTTAGACCCTAAAAATATTATTGCCTATATTAATCGTGCATACATATATAATCAGTCAAAGAAATACGAGAAAGCAATCATAGATTGTACAAAGGCAATTGAAATAGATCCTGAAAATATAACGCCGTACGGCTTTAGAGGGAATGCGTATATTGGTTTAGATACAAAAGACGGATATGAAAAAGCAATACGAGATTATACGTATATAATTAACGAGAATAAAGCCTCTGGATATACATATAAAGCACGCGGAGATGCTTATAGTAATTTACAGGATTATAATAAAGCGATAGTAGATTATGATATGGCAATTAAACTTCAGCCAGAGTATCAAGAAGCGATTGATGCAAGGAATAGTATCTTAAGTCCTGTGTAA